Proteins encoded in a region of the Uloborus diversus isolate 005 chromosome 1, Udiv.v.3.1, whole genome shotgun sequence genome:
- the LOC129225515 gene encoding splicing regulatory glutamine/lysine-rich protein 1-like yields MTDELPLIAQVSNVSNLATLEQMKKLFGYLGKIKEIRMYPSAAVVQPQFKVCYIKYSDSWSVRVALHLTNTVFIDRALVVVAIPGENIPSEDNTTFDLLNPTSALPGLCTSGKDVSNEIAAVNGNLVITSIDTNLDILGLPQYPPLSADNDPNTIEEIRRTVYIENINAQVTANQLLDFINGVVGEVKYLRMAGQDANLTQSAFVEFTDRASIVKALQCDGITLKGNKLKIQHSSSAIVKPQKESDAVSEKDTEEAMKRLKEAESLIARVVEPEISGSKSSSHSRRRSTSRSRRRSTSRSRRHSSSRSSRRRSRSKSPVKKSRRSRSRDRRSRSKRRRSISASPKSRSRSKRSLSKGRHSRSLSKVRRSTSRSRARRSRSRSKSRRTKRRSLSRSRRSSSKGKRSKRRSGSRSRRSRSRHRSRSRSKVLTSKRRERSRSGSRLSHSKRSDRSRSTSRVSRSKRSVRSRSRNLSATRRSKRSSSRDHHSPLKRRLSRSLEKEDKELKSKKDVNRSSTRSRSRERVKISPSSNGAKISEDKLSEEKDEVKDENDISLSESVPNIFTTSESEKMEVENVMNDAESSQASNIDVLSPKNQESKNGILEQGDESSHTLDEVHEQEAVQDVQESKRKDVDKKSRSRSRSKSKSSRSDRRSKKARSRSREHKRSYSPRKSRRRSSRSPSNRSSSPEYRSRSRKLSSRRRSRTPHKSSRRLSKRSRSRSSSRHKSHSEKRKSRLSGKSRSRSPEKRSLSRSPRRSLTKGGTDAEVNLDILSDKKESKVARKSSYDSDNKNSDSD; encoded by the coding sequence ATGACGGATGAACTGCCATTAATAGCTCAAGTGAGCAATGTTTCTAATCTTGCTACTCTGGAACAAATGAAGAAATTATTTGGTTATCTTGGAAAGATAAAAGAAATTAGAATGTACCCTTCAGCAGCTGTTGTTCAACCTCAATTTAAGGTATGTTACATTAAGTACTCTGATTCATGGAGCGTCCGTGTAGCTTTGCATTTGACAAATACAGTATTCATCGATAGAGCTTTAGTTGTAGTTGCAATACCAGGAGAAAATATTCCTAGTGAAGATAACACAACTTTTGATCTTTTAAATCCCACGTCTGCTTTGCCAGGCCTATGTACGTCTGGGAAAGATGTGAGCAATGAAATTGCTGCTGTAAATGGAAATTTAGTGATAACATCCATTGATACAAACTTGGATATTTTGGGGCTGCCTCAATATCCTCCTCTGTCAGCTGATAATGACCCAAATACTATTGAGGAAATTCGTAGAACTGTGTATATAGAAAATATCAATGCACAAGTTACAGCAAATCAACTGCTTGACTTTATCAATGGAGTGGTTGGTGAGGTTAAATATTTGCGTATGGCTGGTCAAGATGCTAATCTTACTCAATCTGCTTTTGTAGAGTTTACAGATAGAGCTTCTATTGTAAAAGCATTGCAGTGTGATGGAATAACACTGAAAGGGAATAAACTTAAAATACAACATTCTAGTTCTGCTATTGTTAAACCACAAAAAGAATCTGATGCAGTTTCTGAAAAAGATACTGAAGAAGCAATGAAAAGATTAAAAGAAGCTGAAAGCTTAATTGCTCGTGTGGTGGAACCAGAAATTTCGGGATCAAAGAGTTCGTCACATTCCCGAAGACGTTCCACATCCCGCTCCCGTAGACGTTCTACATCACGTTCCCGGAGACATTCTTCATCTCGTTCTTCTAGAAGACGTTCTCGGTCAAAGTCCCCTGTTAAGAAAAGCAGACGCTCCCGTTCAAGAGATCGCCGTTCAAGATCAAAACGTCGTCGCTCAATATCTGCAAGCCCAAAATCTCGGTCAAGAAGCAAGCGATCTTTATCAAAAGGTAGACACTCACGATCACTTAGCAAAGTCCGAAGATCTACTTCACGAAGCAGAGCACGCCGTTCTCGATCAAGGAGCAAGTCCAGGAGAACTAAGAGACGATCACTTTCAAGAAGTAGGAGATCCAGTTCTAAAGGGAAAAGAAGTAAAAGAAGATCAGGTTCCAGAAGTCGACGCTCACGATCAAGGCACAGATCCCGATCGAGAAGCAAAGTGTTGACTAGTAAGAGGAGAGAGAGATCCCGTTCTGGTAGCAGATTGTCCCACTCCAAAAGGAGTGATCGATCTCGCTCTACAAGCCGAGTCTCTCGTTCTAAAAGATCAGTGAGATCAAGGTCGAGAAATCTATCTGCAACCAGAAGAAGTAAGAGATCATCATCCCGAGATCATCATTCTCCTTTGAAAAGAAGATTATCACGATCTCTAGAAAAAGAAGATAAAGAGCTGAAGTCAAAGAAAGATGTAAATAGATCTAGTACTAGATCTCGATCCAGAGAACGAGTCAAGATTTCACCATCAAGTAATGGTGCAAAAATATCTGAAGATAAACTATCTGAGGAGAAAGATGAAGTTAAagatgaaaatgatatttctctTTCTGAATCTGTTCCAAATATATTTACTACTTCTGAATCTGAAAAAATGGAAGTTGAAAATGTAATGAATGATGCAGAGTCGAGCCAAGCATCTAATATTGATGTTCTGTCTCCTAAGAATCAGGAGTCAAAAAATGGTATATTGGAACAAGGTGATGAAAGTTCTCATACATTGGACGAAGTCCACGAACAAGAAGCTGTTCAAGACGTTCAAGAATCTAAGAGAAAGGATGTTGATAAAAAGAGTAGATCACGATCACGCAGCAAAAGTAAATCCAGTCGTTCTGATCGCAGGTCAAAAAAAGCGCGATCTAGGTCTAGAGAACATAAGAGATCATATTCTCCTCGAAAATCGAGACGTAGATCCAGCAGATCACCTTCTAATAGATCCTCAAGTCCTGAGTATAGATCTCGAAGTCGTAAGCTTTCATCTCGTCGTCGTTCAAGAACCCCCCATAAGTCCAGTCGAAGATTATCAAAAAGATCAAGAAGTCGATCTTCTTCAAGACACAAGTCCCATTCAGAAAAAAGGAAATCGAGATTGAGTGGGAAGTCTCGATCTCGTAGTCCGGAAAAACGCTCGTTGTCCAGAAGCCCGAGGCGATCACTGACAAAAGGTGGTACTGATGCTGAAGTCAATTTGGATATTTTAAGTGATAAAAAAGAATCCAAAGTCGCTAGGAAATCTAGCTATGACAGTGACAACAAAAATTCTGATTCTGACTAA
- the LOC129225524 gene encoding 39S ribosomal protein L30, mitochondrial-like, translating into MIINFVYRKTITPCIISCAKMSAQSKKDFEAIETYNKLRKKPLSETVYSLSERKIAKRYFDQVKEFRKRSEEGFEPSKLFMVWRIASLVNRPMWEKEAIIQLGLHHHKVQYAIVKNTASNNKFLWSIKHLIRVKPITYPDGFPAQEDFYGTFLKQSGELIVAPRLKVDIEDLERDPEYEEKKLDQRHIREDLRLKWNQNYPKLY; encoded by the coding sequence ATGATTATAAATTTCGTTTACCGTAAGACGATTACGCCTTGTATAATATCTTGTGCAAAAATGTCTGCACAGAGCAAGAAAGATTTTGAAGCAATTGAAACCTATAACAAACTTCGTAAAAAACCTCTGTCGGAAACGGTGTATTCGTTATCGGAACGAAAAATTGCTAAGCGTTATTTTGACCAAGTGAAAGAATTCAGGAAGCGCAGTGAAGAAGGGTTTGAACCATCAAAACTTTTCATGGTGTGGCGCATTGCATCGCTAGTAAACAGGCCAATGTGGGAAAAAGAAGCAATAATACAGCTTGGTCTTCATCATCACAAAGTACAGTACGCCATTGTGAAAAATACTGcttcaaataataaatttctgTGGTCGATTAAACATCTGATACGAGTGAAACCGATTACGTACCCCGATGGTTTTCCTGCTCAAGAAGATTTTTAtggaacatttttaaaacagtctGGTGAACTTATTGTTGCTCCTCGTTTAAAAGTCGACATTGAGGATTTAGAAAGAGATCCTGAATATGAGGAGAAGAAATTAGATCAGAGACACATAAGAGAAGACTTACGTTTGAAGTGGAACCAAAATTATCCCAAACTGTACTGA